The sequence acacgaggtagtaaatagataccgttgaggagttccctcgtctcactgtcgtctccatcgtcaggtcaggtcttaacctccacagttttgtggtgtcggagacatatacccgaattacaagtttttattcgatatgtgcttacaatttccgagagttccataatgttttaaggtttctatcaccagaccatggaccctggaactataagtcggtaaaaaaaaatctcgttcaatacctcgtatttgtcgattaatattataatgcatttcaattaaagtaataaaagtggaatagttaagtgttcgtaagcatatttttcgtagtattgaataagagtcaaaccagtttttctcagcactcctgggatagatttcgaaatatttcggtctgggacctattataagcctatagaacataatacactatgcagttactgtgggcaactcttgagcccaacttccatacaaagaatagcattgtcctttgcatTTATGctttcgtgtttttttttttactttatacaAACAGAGATTTTTAAATGAAAGCTacgtaaataagttttttaCAAAGTTGGAGATATTAAAAATGTCATATGCGGGTGGTTTAAGTGTAAACACTGCACTTTTAGAAATAAACTAGTCGGTTATTACTTACtcggtttttatttataaaaacggTCTGTTTTACTTACGGATAGCACGTAATCtaaataagtagttttttttactatgaggTTGCCAACTGAACATAAAAATACTCGttcaaattaacaaaacttttAGCCATtgctaaataaaacacaatttagGCTAATTCCACCTAGAGCCTGAAAAGGTACAAATCTAAGCTATTTATATGGAATGTAGTTTTTTTGAGACGCGGGTGGaaccacgggaaacagctagttaacaTATGCTACTAATTACTATTTACCAAGTCGAAAACTTGTCCCTTTCTACGAAAATCAATAAGTCCTCCCGTCTGCGAAACTCTTTGCTAATGAGTGCGAACACATTAGGCACACTATTGTTTAATATTCGAATACGGCGTAGTTTccacagtgttgccaacttatgAACTTCGGTGTTGCCCCTTCTGTGGCCCAGAAGACAATGGCATACGACCTTAAATGTTGCCAAGTTGGGACATCAATCAAGTAGACGTTAGAAGGACCTTTAAGTTGTATCCATTGTGGCGCCCTCTGGTGACGGTTATCCCGTTTATTATTGTTTGGACTCTTTTGTGAAAGTATTCAGAGGTCAAAAAAGGGTCACTGTGTCACTGTTACGGGAATAACTTTGAATACACAAATTAAAGGGGTGATTATGTAATGAGaaatctgatatttttttatcgccatactgtttattttgacagtaaattataataaagattaCTTGGGTGGAACTGTTGTACAATATTTCATTGGTAACCTTAAACTTACCATTAAGAAAATAAACTACAGAATATAAGATTATAATACACTTaacgtaattttaatatttcaatactgATTAGGTAGATGTTTTGCTCTGCTCTTCTTCATCGTCTTCCTTCGTGGTTTCCAGAACCAGTTTATCAGCATCCGAGGGTCCACTGACGGAAGGTCGACCAGTAGGCATTGTGCTTCGCCGTAGCTGTTCAAAAGAACATAgtacattaataaattattttgcctTGCCATGATAAGGCCGGTTGAGGGAGAATGCAAAGAAGGGCCAACGGGAGACATATGTATAAAAGATCTTGGTGGCGTAAGCTATGAAGGGCCTAAGTCCGGCCACTCGTTACCAGAAAAGTGAGATGACCAAAGCCATTAAAGTTTGGAAGACGAAGAAAAATAATGGGTTCAGGAGGATAATAATAATGGATTGGCATGGGCCGATGGCTTAGAATTATGTaaagattataattttataccTGGGTTATCTAGAGAGATGTGCACAATTTCAGttagcttttattattttataactttcgaCTATGGGTTGCTATAAGCATGAAACATGCACAGTTATTTTATTAGAACCtaagatattttatattgatatttatatgaaattaatttgtttatagtAATACTTACAATAGTCTGGCGCCTCACACTCTTCCGCAAATTTATCAACTCTTCTTTTTTCTTGCGGCGCAGAAACCCAACCTGAAAGAAGTGACCATATTACGATATGcaggaaaataaaacaaactgccTTTATTAAAACGTCCCCTTAACAATGGTACTAACATTTCCAGTAGAAGCTGTAACCTATGTTAGTTTTAAAGTCGATTAAAAGCCCAACTACACTGACAATATAGAAgctatatacttacctacatggTGTGAAATTATGCCGTTGTGTAAATTGATAAATATGCAGTGACATTAATTTCAAAGAAAGTTATCAATCATCTTAAAAGGGCAGTCTTTTGCGCGTATAGAtgtttactgttacagccttttttatcgtcccactgctgggcacaggtctcctctcacacggagaaggattgagcattaatcaccacgcttgctcaatgcgggttggtgattatgTGGTATAGATGTATTGGTGGTAAATTAGCTCAATAGTTTTAGTTTACCTTATAGAGCACGATTGCTATGATAATGATGAAGAAGAGGCCGACACACACTCCAATAATAATCCACATAAGTGGAAATTCTGGTTCTTGAAGCATTATGATTGTTTCAGTGCTGaaagaaaagtaaatattagCATTAATTTACGATGCGAATGAAATTAATGCAGAAGCAgacacactacagactaaaaagtcggccgacagttacCCGAGAGTTGGCAAACAACGTGAGTTGAGAGTTGTTTTTAAAGAGATTTTTGATTcaaaacaaagttttcagtaGGTGTAATACCGACTAAATACCTAATCTTTGTAGTGTGCGGATATTTAAcatcatactaatttatgagccccaACAAACAATCGGCCCACTAAAAGCTTATAGTTTGCgagtattcttttttttttattgttaggaacagcaaacagttacattataaaatcttataaataatataacaaaaacttgttaTGGTCATAATTGTAACTCTTATTGCAACTACTAGACGGTCGATTGTCTCTGTGAATGATTCTACGGTTCTTACTAAGTATAACTTGTATGATTAACCTctccactcagagacatttaatgattacttaagtcactccttagtgacggaatgtcatacaaatccttcactaaggaatggcttaagtaaccattaattatcgttattaaaaacttttgactttgacatattTCAGTGTACTTATTGCGTATATTTACCTTCCAGAGACAGAGTGATCAGGAAGCAGCAATTTTATCGAAGAAGTGATCGTCACATTTTTGTTATCTTCGAGTCTATTTCCTGCAAATCAAATGAcagagaaattatttaaaatgacaCCTACACACATCCGTATCCTTCGATAACCATTTCAAACATAGCTGGGTTGAGCTTTAAgattgatgatgtcctcctagtcgattatcggctacggcggctgctCTCATGAAAGGAGATtaaccaactgcgcaggacatattatagtgcacaagcatttccGCAGATACAGGTGtattcactattccttcactctcatagcccgattcGACGGCAATCTGCGCCGACCGTAGAGAGAACGTGTGGGTGTTACAAGTTTGCCACAAGTATCTATTTCAGgataataataaagaatagCAAAagtaaagtattaaaaaaataatcctgAGTCTGAAAAATACaggtcaaattgagaacctctttttttgCAGTCGGTTAAATAATGTTCTTACCCAGCGTTCCACTTAAAATGTTTATCGGTACAACAACTTTAGCTTGAGTCTTGTTCATTCCCACCAAATCCTCTAACGTGCACATATAGTTCGACTCAGTATCATCGTCAGAATTCCGTATACAGGAAATTTGCGTTCTAGCTAACGAAAAGATCATCTGAAAAGTTATTACATTCTTTCGTaaatcaaatacatataaataggtatgtttagtatgaataaaaagaaatagtttaaaaatctaaatacaCGCTTTTTATCACGTGTTTTAGCtggtcatgtattgtcatcggaattcagagcgtgtgcaaaatttcatcctaatcgaaggccCGGAAGtgagtcaaattaagattccaagactTTCTTACATACCttcatagttacaagtgaagctaatataagagTGTTAATATATGGTCGGTATGGtaacaactgataaactaaTTATACTTTAAATATATAAAGATAAATACACATTGTAGCACAcagaccacagccaacaaacACACTCATCCAACGAAGGTTGAAActaggaatcgaacccggaatCCTCTGTtcgcagtccggcatggtgaccattgacCCAACGGGATCGTCCAAGTAAGTAAGCACAAAGATAGTGATTTTATAATATACTCACAAAGATCTTATCGTATGAAAGGTATGGATGCTTCGGCAATGTTACTAGGACCTCAAATGGTGCATAGTTCGTAACACCGATATTCACGATctgtaaaattgttttatgattatttataCAGTAACTACATAGattctttgaatatttttgtgcgAAAACTAGATGAAGTGGACTACCAAAGAGTTTTATTGAGAAAAATTGTTCTAGAATCGGTTAGAAGATTTTACTTACGGTAAAAATATGTTGAAACTTCTTGCCGTTAGTATCCACATCTTCATGCGTTATGTTTACGTACATACCAATATCGGTTTCtctgtaaaataatatagaagttatttatttcattttcactGGACCATATTTTTTAACCCGACAACAAAAGTGTCCAAGGTTCGTAAGGTTCGTTATAAGGTTAAAACCGACCTTTTTGAATgtgatttttttgcatttattgaaacgagtttgttttatattatctaAGGATTTGTAGAAGCTTGGCATGTAAAAGATGGATTTGGGCTGCCCAGGACAAGGACGGTTGGTACCCATTTGGAAGGCCAACGTTCAAcagtggacggcaattggctgttataatcatgatgatgatggagtAAGAATACAAACCCTTTAACAACGGGACCAAAAATATCAGGCACCATATCCGTCACTATCGTAGTTTCTTCATTTTCTGGCTTACCGCAGTAATTGAATTTTTGAATCTTTATCGTAACGTTCGTGTCTAAATTGTTGAGATGGTTCATCTCTAGCTTAATTTGGCCGGTTGTctgtaaattaatttcaataagtttcttttttgtatatatattttggcaatatttatgaagattgaaaatacataactcctaaagtatttttttctttcaaattctggacgtaatattttttacaaaagacagaTTTTCGTTAGCgatctaaatattattatttaaaaagaccAGCGGGTCACCTCAGCTTGGAGACTCATTTCTCATATGTATGTagtgttttaattttatggcCAAGACAGACATATGATGCGTAAGACATTGTTTCATACGTAGTGATGAAAAAGCACATACCCAATCCTGTCCAGTCTGTAAAGGAATCGGCGGAGAGCACTTCACCTCCGCGTAAAGATCCGAGACTTTTGGCTGCAGGTGACAATTTCCAGGTGTTTCAAACACAGGTACGTCATATATGAAGACATGCAAACACATATCGTATGCGACTTCACCAGTATTCAATACAGATATCTCAATGTGTTCGTATAAACTTTGGCCTATTGTGTACTTGTGATCAGGATACCTGGGGTAATATGAGCAAGTATTGGATAATTTTTTTGGAACATAGTAACTATACTTGAACGGGGTAAAATATCTAGATTGAATGGATAAATGTATAGAATCAgaaacatttatatttacatagaaCATAGGGGGTACCAGTTTTTACATAGGTTAAAAGTTCTAGCTATATTCTGCCCAACttggcatgcaaatattttctACAAACATAGCTGGAAAACTagctttcaataaaaaatcagGTCATCCGAATTTTGTGCTGTGATGTCATTAACAGAGGCACACACATAGCGGCCAATCTTTAACGTGGTTAAAAAGATATGAAAATGTGTTACTGGAAAGAAATAATGTAACACGCTTTTAAAATTGGTTGCCTATTCTTCATCGAAATATTATAGTATAGACCAcgtaggataaaaaaaaaactaggtttAAATACATTCAAGGTTTTTGAACAGAAAAACTTTTAACTTacatccttctccgtgtgagaagagacctgcgcccagcagtgggacgataaaaaaggctatAACTTTATAACAAAGATAATTACTTACTGGAAGCTAACTTTAGGTGTTACAGCCAATATTGGTATACACATCTTGCCAGCACACTCGGCTGCCCAAAAAGAGTTCCGAGTGGCCAACACACTTCGGTCACTTAAGATCACACGAGAACTGTCAAAAGTAGGCAGCGTTCGCGGATCGTACAGCAACGCGGTCTTTGTCGTCACGACAATTTCATGGTGGTATGCACCAGTCTTTGAAAATAGAAAGaaagtataattaattaaaccttttttttaaagttaagtcagttatgtatgtatataggaGAACCAAACTTTAACGTTGAATTCCAGTTACAATCGTGAAAACTTTGGTGAATTTTTGGAGAACGAAAATGCCTCGATAACATTTTAGTTTGTCAGCCTTTTAAGTTCATCGCCTAAATATGAGCGCGAGAATATCTAGAGAGATCGTATAATTAAAGTATTTGATGATGAATTACTCATCAGTAACGTATTCAAAGGATAAGCGCTCAAAATCCACtacaataaaaaaaccggccaagtgtgagtcgaggtcgcacacgaagggtcccataccattatttataaaacggacaaaacgtttgttgtatgggagccccccaaaatatttattttattctagttttcagtatttgttgtcatagcggcaacagaaatacatcatctgtgaaaatttcaactctctacctatcacggttcatgagatacagcctggtgagagacggacggacggacagaggagcgaaaacaatagggtcccattttaccctttgggtacggaaaactaaaaaagaaaaaatactcaCTAAAGGTAGAGTGAAGGGCACTTTTGTACAATAACTTGGTTTCCTTTCGTGCAATGGTGGATGAGGAATGGTGACAGATACCGTCTTGATAACAAAGCCCTTGGGAGTGGTGGCCAATAAACTAGCATCATCGTGTAACATCTCCACTGTTGTTGCTAATTCTGtaaaatagtaatttttttattataatgttaatgttatgtCTAAGTTTTTAGAATAAGTTTAAttgttaaagttatttaaatgaaaagtcCTCTTCCTATAATTATATCACCTTTTGCTGTGCCCGAGAGGGTCCACGATTTTAacctacaaaataaatgtttaccacctaagcctacattgtggaatgcaataaagaattgagtattgagtattcatttagtttaaatttaatttatttattttttcctgttTTTCTTCGTGTAcgcattaaattataaatgttgCTCAGCTGAAAATCAGTGCTGCGCTTGCAAGCACAACGAATACTGACCTGAGTCTTCCACTACACATCATTTTCTCATTCtgttttttatcctgttaatgTTACGTGTTTGTGTAGAAAATAAATGGTTTGCAAAATATAACccaaaaatagaaatacaagTGTGCTAAAGTGTCGTCCAAAACTTAGTAAATGTTCTTTTGAAGTTTTGAGAAACAACTGGTCtgcttaaaaaataaagtttgattGCTTAAAATGGTACAAATGGCATGTGAGCTAAAAATTGTATCTTAtgtacatttataaaataatgttttttataagtTATGGTAGATATTGAGTTGATATAGAGcaaagtggaagaagaagatacggaaagcggaccccgcggcataaacgctaagaagaagaagaagaagaaggtacataaatatgtagatattgcGTTGAGCTATTTATTTGAGAGGGTGAGTTTGAAGTGGTGACTATCATATCTATTCAGCAGATTTTACTAATAGATAGTTATTTAGGTAGTTACGATACTCACCCGCTATAA is a genomic window of Helicoverpa zea isolate HzStark_Cry1AcR chromosome 6, ilHelZeax1.1, whole genome shotgun sequence containing:
- the LOC124631527 gene encoding integrin alpha-4-like, translated to MKLLILVYLAQVAWPSVYGVYYTESIELFEPPTKVRNDSFFGYSLTYDQQFKKLVVSAPRENGIGTVYDCNIDNKVCSPIIQNDITRLHLNYSHDYWFGATVKAGPDFVVMCAPRYTAYINFGIPSYITFGTCLLHKNGTIERLQTIPLNKRSGKDLEDYMDSFGWSIDVTPDKSIIIGGPGMSHGRAMLIKSGKGAEALRTTSPEFNFGYAVSAGHFIRKSTERDSLAYAVSTTYGKDGSGEVLFFRGPTLQSKLNKKEDVAKVGSMFGAVLCAAHLSGATKNDLLVGAPTYGSATESEYNLGAVYIYKANRKNNPPTFEKKIVGEESGAQFGSAIISLGDLNGDGKDEIAISAPFEDSGRGAVYIYSGHVLVTKTDKTVEYLQKILPEDSYANSFGMSLTALSDYDKNGCNELAIGSPFTNKVLLLRCMASIYVTTEVIFPYLQGRTKAGRTNFELDVCINVTYPKLPEKVIAELATTVEMLHDDASLLATTPKGFVIKTVSVTIPHPPLHERKPSYCTKVPFTLPLTGAYHHEIVVTTKTALLYDPRTLPTFDSSRVILSDRSVLATRNSFWAAECAGKMCIPILAVTPKVSFQYPDHKYTIGQSLYEHIEISVLNTGEVAYDMCLHVFIYDVPVFETPGNCHLQPKVSDLYAEVKCSPPIPLQTGQDWTTGQIKLEMNHLNNLDTNVTIKIQKFNYCGKPENEETTIVTDMVPDIFGPVVKGETDIGMYVNITHEDVDTNGKKFQHIFTIVNIGVTNYAPFEVLVTLPKHPYLSYDKIFMIFSLARTQISCIRNSDDDTESNYMCTLEDLVGMNKTQAKVVVPINILSGTLGNRLEDNKNVTITSSIKLLLPDHSVSGSTETIIMLQEPEFPLMWIIIGVCVGLFFIIIIAIVLYKVGFLRRKKKEELINLRKSVRRQTILRRSTMPTGRPSVSGPSDADKLVLETTKEDDEEEQSKTST